From a region of the Gossypium raimondii isolate GPD5lz chromosome 10, ASM2569854v1, whole genome shotgun sequence genome:
- the LOC105777711 gene encoding iron-sulfur assembly protein IscA, chloroplastic, which yields MAITSISTNWSSLFRFSNHSKHSLSLAQSTISLRFSRSSLSCGKPLSIRATAVPAAPTAEGLEPAITLTDNALRHLNKMRAERDEDLCLRIGVKQGGCSGMSYTMDFEKRSNARADDSIIEYNGFTIVCDPKSLLFLFGMQLDYSDALIGGGFSFRNPNATQTCGCGKSFTAEM from the exons ATGGCTATTACTTCGATCTCGACGAATTGGTCATCTCTTTTCCGCTTCTCAAACCACTCGAAACATTCACTCTCTTTAGCCCAAAGTACCATTTCTTTACGGTTTTCACGATCCAGTCTCAGCTGCGGAAAACCCCTTTCAATTCGAGCAACCGCTGTTCCAGCGGCGCCTACAGCGGAGGGGTTGGAACCGGCTATTACGTTGACGGATAATGCTTTGAGGCATTTGAATAAGATGAGAGCAGAGCGTGATGAGGATTTGTGCTTAAGAATTGGGGTTAAGCAAGGTGGGTGTTCGGGCATGTCTTATACGATGGATTTTGAGAAGAGGTCTAATGCTAGAGCCGATGACTCTATCATTGAATATAACGGATTTACGATCG TGTGTGATCCAAAAAGCCTTCTCTTTTTATTTGGAATGCAGTTAGACTACAGTGATGCTCTTATTGGTGGAGGTTTCTCTTTCAGGAACCCCAATGCTACCCAGACATGCGGTTGTGGTAAATCGTTTACGGCAGAAATGTGA